GCAGGAACTGCTGCAGGAGCTCAGCGGTGTGCTGTACGAACAACAGAAGGTCATCGACCAGCTGCGCGCAGAGGTGGACCGGCTCAAGCAGAAGCTGGAAGCCGAGCCTGGCTTGGTGGACGCCCGTCATGACGAGCGTCCACCGCATTACTGAGGCTCAGAACTTGTAGCCGAGCCGCAGACCAATGGTCGGATTGGGCTCCAGGTAGCCCACCTCGAGACCAATGCTCGCGGCCTTGCCCT
The Myxococcus virescens DNA segment above includes these coding regions:
- a CDS encoding SlyX family protein, producing MDEKRIAELEIRYMHQQELLQELSGVLYEQQKVIDQLRAEVDRLKQKLEAEPGLVDARHDERPPHY